From the Desulfuromonadaceae bacterium genome, one window contains:
- a CDS encoding alpha/beta fold hydrolase, with translation MKVLDAVAVMRAEAMQAGVDNVANRPFLLTPEEPTERAVLLVHGFTASPWEMLPVAEYLQTVGFASLAVRLAGHGTCPEDLATRRWQEWRNDVAVGYRLLAENYRQVFAVGVSTGALLLLHRSLTDRYVGLTLISPYLRLRHQLAPWADWLHRFIPYQRVNHASTAAPYYYPRRPLAGVAQLNRLVAQIKTELPKMKTPTLILGGGGDRTIDVGSTRTLFNRLGAPDKTCYQFGQEATHVLCAPESPVQGETLRRIAEFFNRQEADK, from the coding sequence ATGAAGGTGCTTGATGCTGTCGCGGTGATGCGCGCTGAAGCGATGCAGGCCGGAGTCGACAATGTTGCCAATCGACCTTTTTTACTGACGCCTGAAGAGCCGACGGAGCGGGCCGTGTTGCTGGTTCATGGCTTCACCGCGAGTCCGTGGGAGATGCTTCCGGTCGCCGAGTATTTACAGACTGTCGGCTTTGCGTCACTGGCCGTACGCCTCGCCGGTCATGGCACTTGTCCTGAAGATCTGGCGACGCGGCGCTGGCAGGAGTGGCGAAATGATGTGGCCGTTGGCTATCGGCTGCTGGCAGAAAATTATCGCCAGGTCTTTGCCGTCGGAGTCAGTACCGGCGCACTCCTTTTGCTGCACAGGTCGTTGACTGATCGCTATGTCGGGTTGACGCTGATTTCCCCCTATTTGCGACTGCGGCACCAGCTGGCACCCTGGGCCGACTGGTTGCACCGCTTCATTCCCTACCAACGCGTCAATCATGCGTCAACGGCGGCGCCCTATTATTACCCTCGTCGACCGTTGGCGGGAGTCGCCCAGCTGAACCGTCTGGTGGCACAGATCAAGACGGAACTGCCAAAGATGAAAACTCCGACGTTGATCCTTGGCGGGGGCGGGGATCGAACGATTGATGTCGGCAGTACGCGAACCCTGTTTAACCGGTTGGGCGCGCCAGACAAGACCTGTTATCAATTCGGCCAGGAAGCGACGCATGTCTTGTGTGCTCCGGAGAGCCCGGTGCAGGGCGAAACGTTGCGCCGCATCGCTGAATTTTTTAATCGCCAGGAAGCTGACAAGTGA
- a CDS encoding IclR family transcriptional regulator, producing the protein MAKKEKSEYIIQAVSHALDLLEQFHEEVDELGVTELSKRLKLHKNNVFRLLATLESRGYIEQNRATENYRLGLKSLELGQTFIKQMGLLRQAKPILDGIVGECNETAYVAIFKEGYVVYLDVVETNLTVRVVSRVGSRLQSYCTASGKAHLAYLSDEELEATLPTELKAYTPQTITSLDALKKELRKVQEQGYAIDDEELDPGVRCVAAPIRDYTRRIVGAISISGPSMRLSDERITQEMVPLVLGAAEDMSTRLGYNK; encoded by the coding sequence ATGGCAAAAAAAGAAAAATCCGAATATATCATTCAGGCGGTTTCTCATGCCCTCGATCTTTTGGAGCAGTTCCACGAGGAGGTTGATGAACTGGGGGTGACCGAACTTAGCAAGCGCTTGAAATTACACAAAAATAATGTTTTTCGGCTCCTTGCGACACTGGAATCGCGCGGCTATATTGAGCAGAACCGGGCGACGGAAAACTATCGCCTGGGGCTCAAGTCGCTCGAACTCGGCCAAACCTTCATCAAGCAAATGGGCTTGCTCCGCCAGGCAAAACCAATTCTTGACGGGATTGTCGGCGAATGTAATGAAACAGCCTACGTGGCAATCTTTAAAGAGGGGTATGTTGTCTACCTTGATGTGGTTGAAACCAACCTGACCGTGCGCGTGGTGTCGCGCGTCGGTTCGCGCCTGCAATCATACTGTACCGCGTCGGGTAAGGCACACCTTGCCTATCTCTCGGATGAAGAACTCGAAGCGACCTTGCCGACCGAGCTTAAAGCCTATACTCCGCAGACAATTACGTCGTTGGACGCACTGAAAAAAGAATTGCGCAAGGTTCAGGAGCAGGGCTACGCGATCGATGATGAAGAGCTCGACCCGGGGGTCCGTTGTGTTGCCGCCCCGATCAGAGACTATACGCGCCGGATTGTCGGCGCGATCAGCATTTCAGGTCCGTCGATGCGGCTTAGTGATGAGCGGATCACGCAAGAGATGGTGCCGCTGGTGCTTGGTGCAGCCGAAGATATGTCGACGCGACTTGGCTATAATAAGTAA
- the coaE gene encoding dephospho-CoA kinase (Dephospho-CoA kinase (CoaE) performs the final step in coenzyme A biosynthesis.), whose product MMVLGITGSIASGKSYVSAIFKEFGVPVVSADDLARAVVEPGRPTLQALRQRFGEAIITTHGELDRARLAEIIFADHAARRDLNQIIHPAIAALAELTLQQLKNAGKRLIVYEAPLLFEAGAENRVDAVLMVSIDPELQRRRLARRDGIDNAAVTARIAAQMPQEEKVARADYVIDNSGSRAKTRAQVSALYHQLTVTCQLPGD is encoded by the coding sequence ATCATGGTCCTCGGTATCACCGGCAGTATCGCCTCCGGTAAAAGTTATGTCTCCGCTATTTTTAAAGAATTCGGTGTGCCGGTAGTCAGTGCTGATGATCTGGCACGCGCCGTTGTTGAACCGGGACGACCGACCCTGCAGGCGTTGCGTCAGCGCTTCGGTGAAGCCATCATCACCACGCATGGCGAACTTGACCGCGCACGACTGGCTGAGATCATCTTTGCCGACCACGCAGCACGCCGCGATCTGAACCAGATCATTCATCCCGCAATCGCCGCGCTGGCGGAATTGACCTTGCAACAATTGAAAAACGCCGGCAAACGGTTGATTGTCTACGAAGCCCCGTTGCTCTTTGAAGCTGGCGCGGAAAATCGCGTCGATGCTGTTCTCATGGTCAGCATCGACCCTGAACTGCAGCGCCGCCGGCTAGCTCGTCGTGACGGTATTGATAACGCTGCGGTTACGGCCCGGATTGCGGCGCAGATGCCGCAGGAGGAAAAGGTGGCACGGGCCGATTATGTGATCGATAATTCCGGATCACGCGCTAAAACCCGTGCTCAGGTCAGCGCGCTTTATCATCAACTCACCGTCACTTGTCAGCTTCCTGGCGATTAA
- a CDS encoding universal stress protein translates to MLNIGKNILVAIDGSPQSDKAAEEAVRLGISNSTSSFKSKVFAILILSGDHNPSFTDFFPKPLATELPDWEAKRQRIFYVVEKAARESGTPLECVVRYGDAAEEIMLFAENNNINVIVIGSSGVGRVKRTLLGSVSTKIALHSRHSVYIVR, encoded by the coding sequence ATGCTGAATATTGGGAAAAATATCCTGGTGGCGATCGACGGTTCACCTCAATCGGACAAGGCCGCCGAAGAAGCCGTTCGCCTGGGGATAAGCAATTCGACATCCAGTTTCAAAAGCAAGGTATTTGCCATTCTGATCCTCTCCGGTGATCACAACCCATCATTTACCGATTTTTTCCCCAAACCACTCGCTACCGAACTGCCCGACTGGGAAGCAAAACGCCAACGCATCTTTTACGTTGTCGAAAAAGCCGCCCGCGAATCGGGCACGCCTCTTGAGTGTGTGGTACGCTACGGTGACGCGGCTGAAGAAATCATGCTTTTTGCCGAAAACAACAATATTAATGTGATCGTGATCGGCTCCTCAGGTGTCGGTCGGGTCAAGCGCACGTTGCTCGGCAGCGTGTCAACGAAAATCGCCCTCCACTCTCGTCATTCCGTCTATATCGTGCGTTAG
- a CDS encoding sugar phosphate isomerase/epimerase: protein MKLVMSAGTLHTLPLAKTFEIARDTGFDGIEIIVNHDFRFADNAGMVRDLQQILPVMALHAPFFQIDGWGDKVRQLYKTVDLAQATGIPLVNFHPPCWLGLELKFWRWVMKISDFQAEIGGGDVVITIENMPRQPALKINPYVFSQTTHLIDFMRAHNLFLTFDTAHMGSTNANFLHDFHLFYNSTKMRNIHFSDYGYGREHLLPGRGILPLTRFLNHLSETGYDETITLELSPYELPEDEAGIRAALAEVYTYLCQETRLPGQCAVG from the coding sequence ATGAAACTGGTCATGTCAGCGGGGACGTTACATACTCTGCCGCTGGCAAAAACATTTGAAATTGCTCGTGATACCGGTTTTGACGGCATTGAAATCATCGTCAATCATGATTTTCGCTTTGCCGACAACGCGGGAATGGTGCGTGACCTGCAACAGATTCTGCCGGTGATGGCGTTGCATGCACCATTTTTTCAGATCGATGGTTGGGGGGACAAGGTTCGGCAATTGTATAAAACTGTCGATCTGGCACAGGCCACCGGCATTCCGCTGGTCAATTTCCACCCCCCCTGCTGGCTTGGGCTGGAGCTGAAGTTCTGGCGCTGGGTGATGAAAATAAGCGATTTTCAGGCGGAGATTGGCGGTGGTGACGTCGTGATCACCATCGAAAATATGCCGCGCCAACCAGCGCTCAAAATCAATCCCTACGTATTTTCACAAACGACCCACCTGATCGATTTCATGCGCGCCCATAACCTTTTTTTGACTTTTGACACGGCCCACATGGGCTCGACCAATGCCAATTTCCTGCACGATTTTCACCTCTTTTACAACTCCACAAAAATGCGCAACATTCACTTCTCTGATTATGGCTACGGGCGCGAACATCTGCTGCCGGGACGCGGGATATTGCCTCTGACACGGTTTCTGAACCATCTCAGCGAAACCGGCTATGATGAGACAATTACGCTCGAATTGTCGCCCTATGAACTTCCTGAAGACGAAGCGGGAATTCGTGCGGCGCTGGCAGAAGTCTACACCTATCTCTGCCAGGAGACGCGCCTCCCGGGGCAATGCGCGGTGGGATAA